The Punica granatum isolate Tunisia-2019 chromosome 4, ASM765513v2, whole genome shotgun sequence sequence TTCACATGATAAACTACCGGATGACAGAAGCTGCCGGGACCGTAGTCTTCAATCTTCATCACTCACTTGGCGACGGCTACTCGATTATGGGTGCTCTCATCTCTTGTCTCAGCAGGGCAGATGACCCTTCCCTGCCATTGACGTTTCCAACCTCCAAGGCCCGAACTTGCTCGACCAGAGGTTATGTTGGAAAGTGCAAGTTGAAGTGTTTAAGAACATTGCCAAGGGTGTTTGCTTCCGTGTTTAATACGCCGTGGGACTTTGGGTGGAGCCTCTTGAAGAGCACATGTTTGGTAGATGATCAGACCCCGATTTGGTCCAGACAGGACGGGATCGAGTTCAGGCCATTAACAATTGCTGCTGTGAGTTTTTCTCTGGGGGAGATCAAACAGGTCAAGTCTCGGCTTCGAGTGGTATGCATAAGATCAATAGTTAACGTCTTTGCTAGTGAACTGAATATGCATGCTCCAACATCAATATTGATATGACACTCTAACTCTGTGATTTCACGCAAAACAAGCAGACGGTAAACGATGTTATCTGCGGAGTAATCTTTCTAGGGGTCCGACTTTACATGCGAAACGAGAGTCACGGATCGGCACCTGATGCAAAATCAACAGGACTAGTTCTCCTGAACACTCGGATTCTCAGAGAATACAAATCAATCCGGGAGATGACCCAACCCGGATAAAAAACGCCATGGGGGAACCACTTTGCCTTCCTGCATGTCGTGATACCTATACTTACCGAATCTGATGTCAAAAATCCCGTAGAGTTTGTCCACAAGGCACGTAGGTTGATTGCGAGGATGAGAAGCTCTTTTGCAGTGTACCTCACGGAGCAACTGCTAGGGATGATAAAGAAATTCAGAGGGCCCGAGGTACTTGTTATTGGCATTTTCCTTAATTTGAGTTATGTTTCTCAAGTTTATGTCAAAGTCCGGATTGATATAGCTAGATAAAGGATCCTAGAATGAAACATAGGACAATTAAGAGGATTTAGCTAAACTCTTAATACTCTCGTGCTTTATGGTAGGGCAGCTAAATATATTCATCGCACCCTCAAGAACTCAAGCCTGACAATCACACATGTGGTCGGCCCATACGAGAAAATGGCTCTAATGCGACGTCCTATCAAAGGCCTCTACTATATGGTCTCTGGTGCTCCCCGGGTAACATTATCCGATCCATATACACGTTCACTTGATCAATACATGCAAACATAGAATACAGCCCGATTAACATGGGGATGTTATGGATAATCCTCTTGGAAGACGATCGATAAAACCGGAGGAGATACTTGGCGTGTACttgtaaaatataaaaaccaGAGTGTACGCTCCAACTGTTGGTTTCAATCATCGGCATCTCTTTGGCAGAACCTGTCGGTGTGCATTATCAGCTACGCAGGGAAGCTGAGGATCAATGTGGCAGCAGAGAAAGGATTTATACTgtacgtttggtttcagagttaaaagtaattttgattttgattgtgaaaaagaacaaaatgttgtgtagtgtgttgagttaaagttaaagttaaaatttttgacttggaaaatgtgtatttttattgtgtagtttggtttcagaattaaaagtaactttgattttgattgtggaaaatgacaaaatgttgtgtagtctgttgagttaaagttaaagttaaaatttttgacttgggaaatgtgtatttttgtggtgtagtgggttgagttaaagttaaagttaattttttttttgtgattttaaccctgaaaacaaacgggccaTATTATTCTCAGAAGCTCGCGTCCTGTATCAACGATGCTTTCCATATGATCTTCCAAGCTGCCTCTTGACGATCATCATCATTGTCACCACCTCCGGCTCCATCCAAACATTCATATCGATCAATTGTCATAGTAATAGTTGtcattaatttcatatatgtTTGATATTGTAGTCGTAAATAGCTTATATAAAGTTTGAGTCTAGtaacctatcagcttaagcttttgagtTGCATATGAGCTCAAATCCATGTAGGACCAGTAtgtattttacatggtatcagagcctatctgcaacccaaaagtttaagctGATATGTTACTAGACCCAAGCTTCATATaaacttgtggtttctttctcaattttttaatgtaGGATAACGTATCTCAACAATAGTTCCTGGGAATGTCTTTCCTGAGTTCTTAATGGCAATCAGATAAACCGAGCAATGATATAACCTAGGCAATGCATACAAGTATCGATTCTCTTCCCTACTAAGAAGCAAGAGGTTCCGgatttaattttatcaataaaCCCCTCGGACACTTTTATCTATTGCCCGTTTCCTATTACGCATTAGACTCGGTGAGCCGTGAGTCTCCATCATAATcggaaaaaaagatattttaccCCTTGTAGCCCATGAACAATTGGGCAGCTCAAGCCCAAAATGTCGTTGTGGGCCTTTATCTAGGGTTTCCTGCTTGcgcgtctctctctctctctctctctctcaatatatatatatgtatatatcctCTGCTCTGCCGTTCTTCCCCTCGCTCggttctgttctgttctgttctgttctcTCTTTGTACTACCGTTGATCATCTTTAACTGTGTACTCTCTCTGCTTCATTGAACATGATGAAAGTAATGTGTGGGTGATGATCTTCAATTCATGTGATGAAACATATCTACTCGCTACGTTCTTTCTGATTCGCAAgcaaatgtattttttttccgaCATGTTTTATTGCTTCTTGTCCAGCTTCTTGATTTTCAATCGCTCATTTGTAGATTTCTCTCGGTCGATGTTGTCGTTCTCACCAAGATGATGAAATGGAAAATCTTAGGACACCTTCTGACACGGCACGACGTTGCCGTGTATGAGAAAAGCAAATTTCCTGATTCTGATTGGTACTTGAGGAGTTCTCCGGGTGCTTTCGGTCCTCCTTTCTAGACCTCATGTAATGCTTTGTTGAGTCTCTTTGATATCTTGATTGACCGGTCATTCACGAAAATCGGTTTCTCGTCTCGGTCCCTTCTCCGGCCGTCTATGGTCAAGCTCCGCTTGTTCAGTGACTCTGCAGTCCTCCTTCGGTATTCGTCCCGGAAAGCTTTGTTATTGTTCCATTGCCACATGAATTTCTCGACCTGTTTAGGACAAATTTGGATTGGTCAGTGCACAATCTCTTCGATTGGTTGGTATAAACGAATCAAAATTAGTCGAATTTATGACCAAATGTAGAGGATAGATAAACCAACAGACCTCATCGGAAGATAACTTTTGCACGGCTGAGAGTTCTTTCCTTTGAGCAAGTTCTCGGGCATTCATCATTAGCTCAACGTAGTTGTTGTAGCTGAAATTCTGGAATCATTAAACATGATAAGAATCACAGCCGGGAATAAACTTGTGTTGCCATGCCTTTTCATTTGATAGCTTAGGTAATAGAACGGGAAGCTTCGGACTGTGCCGAGAAGATTTGAATGTTTGATAATGCAGCAGGCGATGTTCTTTTACCTTTTCTCTGTGCTCAATCCTCCACTTGGAAATGCATTCTGCGGCTTCATTTTTCAGTCGTCCCGTGTGAGTCAGTCGATTCTCCAAACGAACTAAATCATTCTCCACAGCCTCCCGTTCTTTCTCGAGAAGGACGGCTTTCCTTTTGGAGTTCAAATGTGCTGCCCTCTCCTTATCCAGTTCGTCACCAATCGTCTACGACAGGCAATGAAATGCTTATCAGAAACATCGGTTCTACGAGCTAAAAATTTGACtggatgtttttttttccccctcacTCAGCATGTTTACTTTGATTTGCTGTATTATGTCTTCCTTTGAGCCCAGCGACTGCCACATCTTTCCATTCAAAGCTGCAATGGCAGTAGCGCTTTCAATGGCTGCCGCTCTTGCCCGCTCTATCTTTTCAATTTCTCTGAAGATTTGCTCCTTTTCATCTGCTTTGATGTTTAGCCCCCAATGCATCCGTCTGCTCAACTTACGAATCTGCATTTTGTgatagataataatattcaatCAAGATTAGCAATGCAATGCAATCGTATTCTTACTTCAGATGTTGACTATGATTTCTTATCGTACTTTATCATCACAATCTCTGACAGATGTATCTTCTGGTATCTCTTCTGCTTCCTTTATCTTTCTCAGAATCCGTCCTTCCTCTCCCAAGCTCTGGTTCCCATGTAGCAACCCAAAGTGCAAGCTCTGGAACCATTTTTAAGGAGCAAAGGCCATAAAGTTATGAAAAACTCATTAGAAGCTTAATCGGTTGGAAATACAAGAAAGTTTAGAAAGTGAACATGATGGCTCTTGTTACATGTTTATCTATCTCTTTCACTGTTGAGCTGGGTTTGATGGCTCTTCCACGGCTCGAGTTGTTAGCAAAAGTGAGCTTGTCAAGAGATAGTTGCAGTGATTTAAAGCTGTCCCTCGTCCAATTCCTAACTGGGTAATAATAATGCGTGTGCTTCGAGCGTTGAGGCAATTTATCTCGATACATCTGTTCACAGAATTTGAATCACATGAGCCGAGAGCTGATACAATGCAAGGAATTCAAAGATTTTGGACTTTTGACTTACCAGTTTTTCATCTCTCGTCTGGTGAATCTGTAAACGTTCTTGGTTCAGCTTCTGAATGAGATTCTCTGCTTTGATCAAGTATGGGTTCTCGTAAGGATGCAGCTTGACAAAGTATAACTGGTGGACTTGTTCAGGGACACGATCTTTGCTAACAAGAGCACATTCTGAGGATTCGGAGTCCGTTTCTGCTTTAGAAATGGAGGGCAACTGCACAGCACAAGCTTCGGAATCCATGGACGAAGAACCGAGAACGGACTTTGTGGTTCTCTTTTCACTTCTTGAGTTGTCGGACTGGAAATCCTGCTCATCTCGATGTTCTTATGGGTCCGATTGTAATTGACTCGGTCCATTTCAACACTCTTACCGACTTCCCAGGCAATCCTCTTGGAGTTCACGGTAAGGAAGTCAACTCattaacaataaaaaattatgttatCCTGATGATAGTTTGCTTTGGACCACCAAACTAggtctatatatatgtattatttatttactgaaTCAGGAGAACCGATTGAAAGACATATACGAATGAAAATGAAGTGTATGCTGATGAAAATGAAACTTCACTATGGTTCTCTTGCAACCAGCGATTGTATGGAACAGTGAAATCGTGTTGTATTTTGTATTATTGATTTGGTTTGATAATTTGGACAGCTTTCCATGATCTCTAGTTGAAC is a genomic window containing:
- the LOC116205860 gene encoding proton pump-interactor BIP131-like, which produces MDSEACAVQLPSISKAETDSESSECALVSKDRVPEQVHQLYFVKLHPYENPYLIKAENLIQKLNQERLQIHQTRDEKLMYRDKLPQRSKHTHYYYPVRNWTRDSFKSLQLSLDKLTFANNSSRGRAIKPSSTVKEIDKHSLHFGLLHGNQSLGEEGRILRKIKEAEEIPEDTSVRDCDDKIRKLSRRMHWGLNIKADEKEQIFREIEKIERARAAAIESATAIAALNGKMWQSLGSKEDIIQQIKTIGDELDKERAAHLNSKRKAVLLEKEREAVENDLVRLENRLTHTGRLKNEAAECISKWRIEHREKNFSYNNYVELMMNARELAQRKELSAVQKLSSDEVEKFMWQWNNNKAFRDEYRRRTAESLNKRSLTIDGRRRDRDEKPIFVNDRSIKISKRLNKALHEV